A region of Vigna radiata var. radiata cultivar VC1973A chromosome 10, Vradiata_ver6, whole genome shotgun sequence DNA encodes the following proteins:
- the LOC106775062 gene encoding purple acid phosphatase 18-like, producing the protein MELKLLLTVLLIRSATVAADYIRPPPRKALHLPWHSQPSSYPQQVHISLAGDQHMRVTWITDDNSAPSIVEYGTLPGKYGSVAEGETTSYSYVFYNSGKIHHAVIGPLEHDSVYYYRCGGQGPEFQLRTPPAQLPITFAVAGDLGQTEWTKSTLDHIDQCKYNVHLLPGDLAYADYIQHRWDSFGRLVQPLASARPWMVTQGNHEVESIPLLKDGFVSYNSRWKMPFKESGSNSNLFYSFEVAGAHIIMLGSYADYDEYSEQYRWLKENLSKVDRKRTPWLLVLFHVPWYNSNTAHQGEGADMMAAMEPLLNAASVDLVLAGHVHAYERSKRVYNGRVDPCGSVHITIGDGGNKEGLAHRYINPQPIWSEFREASFGHGELKIVNSTHAFWSWHRNDDDEPVKSDDIWITSLISSGCVDQKRNELRNKLMTP; encoded by the exons GTACACATTTCTTTAGCAGGAGATCAGCACATGAGAGTTACTTGGATTACTGATGATAATTCTGCACCTTCAATTGTAGAATATGGAACACTGCCAGGGAAATATGGCTCTGTAGCTGAAGGAGAGACCACCTCGTACAGTTATGTGTTCTATAACTCAGGAAAGATACACCATGCCGTTATTGGTCCTTTAGAACATGATTCTGTGTACTATTATCGATGTGGTGGACAAGGTCCCGAGTTCCAGCTCAGAACTCCTCCAGCTCAACTTCCAATCACTTTTGCTGTGGCTGGGGATTTGGGTCAAACTGAATGGACTAAATCAACATTGGATCACATTGACCAATGTAAGTATAATGTTCACCTACTTCCAGGAGACCTAGCATATGCTGATTACATCCAGCATCGATGGGACTCCTTTGGTAGGCTAGTGCAGCCACTTGCTAGTGCAAGACCATGGATGGTAACACAAGGGAACCATGAAGTAGAGAGCATACCTTTGTTAAAGGATGGGTTTGTGTCCTATAATTCCAGATGGAAAATGCCATTTAAGGAAAGCGGATCAAATTCAAATctcttttattcatttgaaGTTGCAGGTGCTCACATTATCATGCTTGGGTCCTATGCAGATTATGATGAATACTCTGAACAATATAGATGGCTTAAG GAAAATCTTTCAAAGGTGGACAGGAAAAGGACACCTTGGTTGCTTGTGTTATTTCATGTGCCGTGGTATAATAGCAACACTGCTCATCAAGGTGAAGGTGCTGATATGATGGCAGCTATGGAGCCATTACTTAATGCTGCTAGCGTCGATTTAGTTCTTGCTGGTCATGTGCATGCATATGAACGCTCG AAACGTGTATACAATGGAAGAGTTGACCCTTGTGGTTCAGTCCATATAACCATTGGTGATGGAGGAAACAAAGAAGGCTTAGCTCATAG ATATATAAATCCACAGCCAATATGGTCAGAATTCCGTGAAGCCAGTTTTGGTCACGGCGAGCTAAAGATTGTAAACTCTACCCATGCTTTCTGGAGTTGGCACaggaatgatgatgatgagccGGTAAAATCAGACGATATCTGGATAACCTCTTTGATCAGCTCTGGATGTGTTGATCAGAAGAGAAATGAACTCAGGAATAAACTTATGACTCCTTAA